Proteins from one Aulosira sp. FACHB-615 genomic window:
- a CDS encoding PAS domain S-box protein translates to MSQTPEPTMFPDIQSLATTDINDNPLAIALYQTIESASIGIAIFNQNMQYLAVSQKWLEIYKLTQDIIGKSHYEVFPDIPERWRQIHQQCLAGANAQNNADCFPRADGSEEWVNWSIRPWHLPTGEVGGIIIFTENITQRKQTEFALQRNEERYRSLITATCQIVWIVPPDGLVTNDISAWREFTGQTLEELLGWGWLNAIHPDDRLLTAQSWEKAVKNKSLFEVECRIRRYDGEYFYWLTRSVPILEADGSIREWIGVQTNIQDRKQAEEDLRESNTLLRSILNSTPDYIVVKDAQGRYVTLNSNAANFMGRAVEEIIGKNDFELMPLEVARKYAIQDQQIITTGITITNEEYLCSADGQINGTFRTTKTPWQDTEGNILGVIALASDISDRKQAEEELRQTNTVLASILESTPDFIVVKDRQGRHVALNSNLANFIGLPIEEIIGKDDTEIFPPDVALAIMKKDREIIVTGKADTFEEEVAKDGVRGIYLTSKAPWRDAQGNILGMVAITRNITDRKQAEFALAQAKEAAEAASHAKSEFLANMSHELRTPLNGILGYAQILQRSKHLNQDERSRIDVIYQCGSHLLTLINDILDLSKIEAQKVELMTSDFHFPAFLQGVAEMCRIRAELKSIQFQYQFASELPIGIRADEKRLRQVLINLLSNAIKFTDAGQVTFTISYASGGKIRFEVRDTGVGIPPEKLQAIFQPFEQVGDRRRQTEGTGLGLAISQRIVDLMDSTIHVQSEIGVGSIFWFDVYLPEAQEWVKTSQADDFGQIIGIKDRKPKILVVDDKWENRSVIYNLLTPIGFEVTEANDGAEGWRKIAEFQPDLVLTDLLMPEIDGFELIHRIRQSEAFKHIVIIVSSASVFESDQHRSIEAGGNDFLPKPVQAIALFQKLRQFLNLEWLYEEQSPENPLLTHQADLILPPQAEIETLYELVMKGNFKGIIKQAALISQIDPKYLPFSKRLQQLAQEFQDQEILALIHPQQ, encoded by the coding sequence GGCTAGAAATCTATAAATTAACTCAAGATATTATTGGCAAATCTCATTATGAGGTTTTCCCTGATATCCCTGAAAGATGGAGGCAAATTCACCAACAATGTTTAGCCGGAGCCAACGCGCAAAACAATGCAGACTGTTTTCCTCGTGCTGATGGTTCGGAAGAATGGGTAAATTGGTCAATCCGTCCGTGGCATTTGCCTACAGGTGAAGTTGGCGGCATTATCATCTTTACTGAAAATATTACTCAACGCAAACAAACTGAATTTGCCCTCCAGCGCAACGAAGAACGCTATCGGTCTTTAATTACAGCTACTTGTCAAATTGTCTGGATAGTGCCACCTGATGGTCTTGTTACCAACGATATTTCCGCGTGGCGAGAATTTACAGGGCAAACCTTAGAAGAACTGTTGGGATGGGGATGGTTAAATGCGATTCATCCAGACGATCGCTTATTAACCGCTCAATCATGGGAAAAAGCGGTAAAAAATAAAAGTTTATTTGAGGTAGAGTGTCGGATTCGTCGATATGATGGGGAGTATTTTTACTGGCTGACGCGGAGTGTCCCCATCTTGGAAGCTGACGGTAGTATTCGAGAATGGATTGGGGTACAGACAAATATTCAAGATCGCAAACAAGCTGAAGAAGACTTGCGTGAAAGCAACACCTTGCTACGCTCAATTTTAAACAGTACACCCGATTATATTGTCGTTAAAGATGCTCAAGGGCGGTATGTTACTTTAAATTCTAATGCGGCAAACTTTATGGGTCGTGCTGTTGAAGAGATCATTGGTAAAAACGATTTTGAATTAATGCCATTAGAAGTGGCACGTAAGTATGCAATTCAAGACCAACAGATTATCACCACAGGTATTACCATCACCAATGAAGAATATCTCTGTAGTGCCGATGGTCAAATTAATGGCACCTTCAGGACGACAAAAACTCCTTGGCAAGATACTGAGGGTAACATTCTGGGTGTAATTGCCTTAGCTAGTGATATTAGCGATCGCAAACAAGCCGAAGAAGAATTGCGACAAACTAACACAGTACTAGCTTCCATTTTAGAAAGTACACCAGATTTTATCGTGGTCAAAGACCGCCAAGGTCGTCATGTTGCCCTGAACTCTAATTTGGCGAATTTTATTGGCTTACCAATTGAAGAGATTATCGGCAAAGATGACACGGAAATATTTCCGCCAGATGTGGCCTTGGCCATTATGAAAAAAGACCGCGAAATTATCGTCACAGGTAAAGCGGACACCTTTGAAGAAGAGGTTGCTAAGGATGGAGTTCGGGGCATATATCTCACCTCTAAAGCTCCTTGGCGAGATGCTCAAGGTAATATTCTCGGTATGGTTGCCATCACCCGCAATATTACCGATCGCAAACAAGCCGAATTTGCCCTCGCTCAAGCCAAAGAAGCAGCCGAAGCCGCCAGTCATGCCAAAAGCGAATTTCTGGCTAATATGAGCCATGAATTACGGACACCCTTAAATGGCATTCTCGGCTATGCCCAAATTTTACAGCGTTCCAAACATCTCAACCAAGATGAGCGATCGCGTATTGATGTCATTTATCAGTGCGGTTCTCATTTGCTCACCTTAATCAACGATATCCTCGACTTATCAAAAATTGAAGCCCAAAAAGTGGAACTGATGACCAGCGATTTCCACTTTCCCGCATTTCTGCAAGGTGTCGCCGAAATGTGTCGCATTCGTGCAGAACTCAAAAGCATTCAATTTCAGTATCAATTTGCCAGCGAATTACCAATTGGTATCCGCGCCGATGAAAAACGTCTGCGACAAGTCTTAATTAACCTCCTCAGCAACGCCATTAAATTTACTGATGCAGGTCAAGTCACCTTTACCATCAGCTATGCTTCTGGAGGTAAAATCCGCTTTGAAGTCCGCGACACAGGCGTTGGTATCCCCCCAGAAAAACTCCAAGCCATATTTCAACCTTTTGAGCAAGTGGGCGACAGACGGCGACAAACAGAAGGTACAGGCTTAGGATTAGCCATTAGCCAAAGAATTGTGGACTTAATGGACAGCACAATTCACGTTCAAAGCGAAATTGGCGTTGGCAGTATTTTTTGGTTTGATGTTTACTTACCAGAAGCTCAAGAATGGGTGAAAACTTCCCAAGCTGATGATTTTGGACAAATTATCGGGATTAAAGACCGCAAACCCAAGATTTTAGTTGTAGATGATAAATGGGAAAATCGCTCTGTGATTTATAACTTACTGACTCCCATTGGGTTTGAAGTTACAGAAGCCAATGATGGTGCAGAAGGTTGGCGAAAAATTGCCGAGTTTCAGCCAGATTTAGTCCTGACTGACTTGTTAATGCCAGAAATTGATGGTTTTGAGTTAATTCACCGCATTCGCCAATCAGAAGCTTTTAAACACATCGTGATTATTGTTTCCTCAGCCAGCGTGTTTGAAAGCGACCAACATCGCAGCATTGAAGCTGGTGGTAATGATTTTCTCCCCAAACCAGTGCAGGCGATCGCATTATTTCAAAAATTGCGGCAATTTCTCAACTTAGAGTGGCTGTATGAAGAGCAAAGCCCTGAAAACCCGTTATTAACACATCAAGCCGATTTAATTCTACCTCCCCAGGCAGAGATAGAAACTCTCTATGAATTAGTGATGAAGGGTAACTTTAAGGGAATCATAAAACAAGCAGCATTAATTTCCCAAATAGATCCCAAATATCTTCCTTTTAGCAAACGGCTGCAACAACTAGCACAAGAATTTCAAGACCAAGAAATTCTGGCACTCATTCACCCTCAACAGTAA